In Archocentrus centrarchus isolate MPI-CPG fArcCen1 chromosome 24, fArcCen1, whole genome shotgun sequence, one DNA window encodes the following:
- the ppp2r5cb gene encoding protein phosphatase 2, regulatory subunit B', gamma b isoform X3, whose product MLACTRAAGGMVLDAPSSNGPFQPVALMHFRDVPPAEQEKLFIQKLRQCCVLFDFVSDPLSDLKWKEVKRAALSEMVEYITHNRNVITEPIYPEVVHMFSVNMFRTLPPSSNPTGAEFDPEEDEPTLEAAWPHLQLVYEFFLRFLESPDFQPNIAKKYIDQRFVLQLLELFDSEDPRERDFLKTTLHRIYGKFLGLRAYIRKQINNIFYRFIYETEHHNGIAELLEILGSIINGFALPLKEEHKIFLLKVLLPLHKVKSLSVYHPQLAYCVVQFLEKDSTLTEPTVMALLKYWPKTHSPKEVMFLNELEEILDVIEPSEFVKVMEPLFRQLAKCVSSPHFQVAERALYYWNNEYIMSLISDNAAKILPIMFPALYRNSKTHWNKTIHGLIYNALKLFMEMNQKLFDDCTQQFRAEKSKEKAKWKEREEAWLKIENLAKANPQFLMYVDAVESGSPMDMETDGPLLDDVNMLKRTVEEEATQILKDQRRERPLMRRKSELPKDISTVTALELHRRAEEMLTPHDGH is encoded by the exons ATGTTCCCCCTGCAGAGCAGGAGAAGCTGTTCATCCAGAAGTTGCGTCAGTGCTGCGTCCTCTTCGATTTTGTCTCAGACCCGCTGAGTGACCTGAAATGGAAGGAGGTGAAACGCGCCGCGCTGAGCGAGATGGTGGAGTACATCACCCACAACAGGAACGTCATCACTGAACCCATCTACCCAGAAGTGGTTCACATG TTTTCTGTGAATATGTTTAGGACGTTGCCACCATCATCCAACCCCACTGGTGCAGAGTTTGACCCAGAAGAAGATGAACCCACGTTAGAAGCTGCATGGCCACATCTACAG CTCGTCTATGAGTTCTTCCTACGGTTCTTAGAGTCACCAGACTTTCAACCAAACATAGCCAAAAAGTATATTGACCAGAGGTTTGTATTGCAG ctcttaGAACTTTTTGACAGTGAAGACCCCAGGGAAAGAGATTTTTTAAAGACCACTCTACATCGCATCTATGGCAAGTTCCTGGGCCTGCGAGCGTACATTAGAAAACAgattaataacatattttatag GTTCATTTATGAGACTGAACATCATAATGGTATAGCAGAACTACTGGAAATACTAGGCAG CATAATCAATGGATTTGCATTACCATTGAAAGAAGAGCACAAGATATTCCTGCTGAAAGTCCTCCTGCCTTTGCACAAAGTGAAGTCCCTTAGTGTGTATCACCCACAG cTGGCTTACTGTGTGGTACAGTTCTTAGAGAAGGATAGCACCCTTACAGAACCG acgGTAATGGCTTTGTTAAAGTATTGGCCAAAGACCCACAGTCCAAAAGAAGTCATGTTCCTCAACGAACTGGAGGAGATCCTGGATGTCATTGAGCCTTCAGAGTTTGTCAAAGTCATGGAACCCCTCTTCAGACAGCTGGCCAAGTGTGTGTCAAGCCCGCACTTTCAG GTGGCAGAGCGAGCCCTGTACTACTGGAACAATGAGTATATCATGAGCCTAATCAGTGACAACGCTGCCAAGATCCTCCCCATCATGTTCCCGGCCCTTTACCGTAATTCCAAAACCCACTGGAACAA gACGATCCACGGGTTGATCTACAATGCTCTGAAACTCTTCATGGAGATGAACCAGAAACTGTTTGACGACTGCACCCAGCAGTTCAGGGCAGAAAAAAGCAA GGAGAAAGCCaaatggaaagagagagaagaagcttGGCTGAAGATTGAGAATCTAGCAAAGGCAAACCCACAG TTTCTCATGTACGTTGACGCAGTAGAATCAGGGAGTCCGATGGACATGGAGACAGATGGGCCATTGCTAGACGATGTTAACATGCTAAAGAGAACCGTAGAAGAGGAAGCCACACAG ATCCTAAAAGACCAGCGCAGAGAACGCCCGTTGATGCGGAGGAAATCGGAACTCCCCAAAGACATCTCAACGGTCACAGCTTTGGAGTTGCACCGAAGAGCAGAGGAAATGTTGACGCCGCACGATGGCCACTAA